One Papaver somniferum cultivar HN1 chromosome 10, ASM357369v1, whole genome shotgun sequence genomic window carries:
- the LOC113315063 gene encoding ER membrane protein complex subunit 10-like produces MWKLNSYWVVYLCLSSFFLVSCIAFQSDELLQDDEEFGLEGGSSHPILDLDNSNTIKNPILSPPIQAIRKSIDDSDSKIQFTLEHAFGDSEFVPAGTFTARLKSWSHGGQTLTKLRFSRNSFTDSEKEDFKQLLKDDEFYRIRLPSNVLSPPGKDYIVSSVKARCLPRDGLDEHFVIHMESVNILAVNYGSPGACPYPRPFKLPTKWSFNSHSVLRNSEQAPRAPAFVEDILIGGEKTAEGENVPPVEKTFWAKYWMYLIPLVLIVMNAVTQAMNMPEEQAAGGAQAAQRAAPAAVRRR; encoded by the exons ATGTGGAAGCTAAACTCATACTGGGTCGTCTACTTGTGTTTATCATCATTCTTCTTAGTATCATGTATTGCTTTTCAATCTGATGAACTTCTTCAAGATGATGAAGAATTCGGTTTAGAAGGTGGTTCATCTCATCCTATTCTTGATCTAGACAACAGCAATACCATCAAAAATCCTATTCTATCTCCTCCTATACAAGCGATTAGGAAGTCAATAGATGATTCAGATTCTAAAATTCAGTTTACTTTAGAACACGCTTTTGGTGATTCTGAATTTGTCCCTGCTGGTACTTTTACTGCTCGCCTTAAATCTTGGAGTCATGGTGGTCAG ACTCTCACGAAGCTCCGCTTTTCAAGGAATTCCTTTACTGATTCAGAGAAAGAAGATTTTAAG CAACTACTTAAGGATGATGAGTTCTACAGGATAAGGCTACCATCCAATGTGTTGAGCCCTCCTGGAAAAGATTATATTGTTTCATCTGTCAAAGCA AGATGCCTTCCAAGGGATGGTCTGGACGAGCATTTTGTCATTCACATG GAATCTGTGAATATTTTGGCTGTTAACTATGGTTCTCCTGGAGCCTGCCCATATCCAAGGCCATTTAAACTT CCAACAAAATGGTCTTTTAACTCACACTCGGTCCTGAGAAACAGTGAGCAGGCACCAAG AGCTCCAGCATTTGTAGAAGATATTCTTATTGGTGGGGAGAAAACTGCAGAGGGTGAAAATGTTCCACCAGTAGAGAAGACCTTTTGGGCTAAATAT TGGATGTATCTAATCCCTTTAGTGCTCATTGTCATGAATGCTGTAACCCAAGCTATGAACATGCCAGAGGAACAAGCTGCTGGTGGCGCCCAAGCAGCACAACGagctgctcctgctgctgttcGAAGAAGGTAG
- the LOC113318191 gene encoding uncharacterized GPI-anchored protein At1g61900-like — translation MEYFWVYIRFKGYSCNMFLIFVIWLSSFENVTALRTSVKATLEISSANSIPDPPSTGVFEPIEISPAVIPRYPFPGESLPPMYPSFPTTYEPVLTGKCPVKFSDISDVMDKTASDCSAPLASVVGNVICCPQVNSLLHIFQGHYNSDSDQLVLQKAVADECFSDIISILSSRGANKTIPALCSVKSSNLTGGSCPVKDTVTLEKMINTSKLLDACSSVDPLKECCRPVCQPAIVEAAVRISSTVSDNLVNANIAGEPDELDVLGDCKGVVSSWLSRKLSVDDANTAFRILSACKVNKACPLDFKQPSAVISACRDLAGPNPSCCSSLNTYIAGIQKQMLITNRQAIHCAASFGAMLQKGGVMTNIYELCDVDLKDFSLQAYGQEGCLLRSLPADVVFDNSSGFSFTCDLSDNIAAPWPSSSSISSLSLCAPEMSLPALPSLHKSGNAGYYIGEGIRILVPVFSVLVLFSSVV, via the exons ATGGAGTATTTCTGGGTCTACATTCGTTTTAAAG GTTACTCGTGCAACATGTTCTTAATCTTTGTAATTTGGTTGTCTAGTTTTGAGAATGTAACAGCACTGCGCACTTCAGTTAAAgccactttggaaatttcttctGCAAATAGTATTCCCGACCCTCCCAGCACTGGAGTCTTTGAACCCATAGAAATATCGCCAGCAGTAATTCCACGTTATCCATTCCCTGGAGAATCTTTGCCACCTATGTACCCTTCCTTTCCAACAACATATGAACCAGTCTTAACTGGGAAATGCCCTGTAAAATTTTCCGACATTTCAGATGTTATGGACAAAACAGCATCGGATTGTTCGGCACCCTTGGCATCAGTGGTGGGGAATGTGATATGTTGTCCCCAGGTTAATAGTTTACTTCATATCTTCCAAGGACACTATAACAGTGACTCTGATCAGCTAGTCCTTCAAAAAGCAGTGGCCGATGAATGTTTCTCAGATATTATTAGTATATTATCTAGCAGAGGAGCAAACAAGACGATACCTGCACTTTGTTCAGTAAAGTCTTCTAACCTTACAGGGGGCTCTTGTCCTGTGAAAGACACGGTCACCTTAGAGAAAATGATAAATACAAGTAAGTTACTGGACGCCTGCAGCTCTGTCGATCCTCTTAAAGAGTGCTGCAGACCTGTATGCCAACCTGCTATTGTGGAGGCTGCAGTCCGAATCTCTTCAACGGTGTCAGACAACCTTGTTAATGCAAACATAGCTGGGGAGCCTGATGAATTAGATGTTCTTGGTGATTGTAAAGGGGTGGTTTCTTCGTGGCTTTCCAGAAAACTCTCAGTAGATGATGCCAACACTGCATTCCGGATACTCTCTGCGTGCAAGGTCAACAAAG CTTGTCCTTTGGATTTCAAGCAACCGTCAGCTGTAATCTCAGCATGCCGTGACTTAGCTGGTCCAAATCCTTCCTGTTGCAGCTCATTGAATACTTACATTGCTGGTATACAGAAGCAGATGCTAATTACAAATAGACAAGCCATACATTGTGCAGCTTCATTTGGGGCTATGTTACAGAAAGGTGGTGTCATGACAAATATCTATGAGCTTTGTGATGTGGACTTAAAAGACTTCAGTCTTCAGG CTTATGGGCAAGAAG GTTGTCTGCTTCGAAGTTTGCCTGCAGATGTTGTATTTGACAATTCGTCCGGCTTCAGTTTCACATGTGATTTGAGTGATAATATTGCTGCACCATGGCCTTCATCCTCCTCAATTTCATCACTGTCCCTGTGTGCCCCAG AGATGTCATTGCCTGCTCTTCCATCACTGCACAAATCTGGAAATGCTG GCTACTATATCGGCGAAGGAATCAGGATACTTGTACCAGTTTTTTCtgtattagttttatttagtagTGTAGTGTAG
- the LOC113318193 gene encoding uncharacterized protein LOC113318193, whose amino-acid sequence MNYDFASPCSSPPTPSSPLPVSVDVGQESPLFRQSRQFNAYRHSTMTLGWDNLRQPSAFSLDQEPHKDNTVYKESSCLKNLIKWLFLECCRMKWLFLKCCNWCSRLTTLPSKPKESDHPFQDSLHWKL is encoded by the exons ATGAATTATGATTTTGCTTCTCCTTGTTCTTCACCACCGACACCTTCATCTCCGCTTCCAGTCAGTGTAGATGTAGGACAAGAGAG TCCTTTGTTTCGACAGTCTCGACAGTTCAATGCCTACAGACATTCGACCATGACATTGGGCTGGGATAATCTTAGACAACCATCAGCCTTTTCTCTAGATCAAGAGCCGCACAAGGACAATACAGTCTACAAGGAAAGTTCGTGTTTGAAGAACTT GATAAAGTGGCTCTTCCTCGAGTGTTGCAGGATGAAGTGGCTCTTCCTCAAGTGTTGCAACTGGTGCTCTCGGCTTACTActctcccatcaaaaccaaaagaatCAGATCATCCTTTCCAAGATAGCTTACATTGGAAACTTTAA
- the LOC113319055 gene encoding putative RNA-binding protein Luc7-like 2 isoform X1 yields the protein MDAIRKQLDVLMGANRNGDVREVNGKYYDRDVCRLYLVGLCPHELFQLTKMDMGHCSKVHSLQLRKEYEEAKAKGIDNYDRDLEDVIDRLIVECDRKISRALKRLEEDDAKAAIAISVSEVTQTPEILELSKQIKEKLKEVDKLDYEGKADSKIRALEAVEELRTKRAEKQAMLLLDAFNKDRASLPQPQTNAPALAPLPTLLPPDARTQEMINERLKKAEDLGEQGMVDEAQKALEEAEALKKLAARLDPGLDSTKYIAADVRITDQTLRVCDICGAFLSVYDSDRRLADHFGGKLHLGYMIIREKLVDLQEERNKRRKVDRRSEDDRRSKERSRDRDGPSSRDPDRDGRGGSRDRERDHGRKSRDRDRSHDRTRSRDRERDSDRPRTYESRSSRRSRSRSRDRSSRDYDLPSGRRDRD from the exons ATGGATGCAATTAGAAAACAACTGGATGTCTTGATGGGAGCTAACAGGAATGGTGATGTAAGAGAGGTTAATGGAAAGTATTATGATCGTGATGTCTGTCGTCTTTACCTTGTTGGACTTTGTCCTCATGAACTTTTCCAATTAACG AAAATGGATATGGGGCATTGTTCCAAGGTGCATTCGTTGCAATTGAGGAAAGAGTACGAAGAAGCGAAAGCAAAGGGGATTGATAACTATGATAGGGACTTGGAAGATGTCATTGATAGGTTAATTGTTGAATGTGATAGGAAAATTTCCAGAGCTCTTAAGCGTTTGGAAGAAGATGATGCTAAAGCTGCTATTGCTATATCTGTATCTGAGGTTACCCAG ACCCCAGAGATACTCGAGTTATCTAAGCAAATAAAGGAGAAATTAAAAGAGGTTGATAAACTTG ATTACGAAGGTAAAGCTGATAGTAAGATTCGTGCATTGGAAGCGGtggaagaactaagaaccaagaGAGCAGAGAAACAG GCGATGCTTCTTCTTGATGCCTTCAATAAGGACAGAGCTTCCTTACCACAACCACAGACAAACGCTCCAGCACTGGCTCCTTTGCCTACGCTCTTGCCACCTGATGCTCGCACCCAAGAAATGATCAATGAAAGGCTGAAAAAGGCAGAAGATCTTG GTGAGCAAGGAATGGTAGATGAAGCACAGAAAGCACTTGAGGAAGCTGAGGCTCTAAAGAAg TTGGCTGCTAGGCTGGACCCAGGTTTGGATTCTACCAAGTATATTGCTGCAGATGTACGCATT ACTGACCAAACGCTACGCGTTTGTGACATTTGTGGGGCATTTCTGAGCGTATATGATAG TGACCGTCGCCTTGCTGATCATTTTGGTGGAAAGCTTCACTTAGGCTATATGATAATTCGTGAGAAGTTGGTCGACCTCCAG GAAGAGAGAAATAAGAGGCGAAAGGTTGATCGTCGATCTGAAGATGACAGAAG GTCAAAAGAAAGAAGCCGAGACCGTGACGGGCCATCAAGCAGAGATCCTGACAGGGATGGTCGAGGTGGTAGCAGAGATCGGGAAAGGGATCACGGTCGCAAGAGCAGAGACCGTGATAGGTCGCATGACAGGACTCGTAGCCGTGACCGAGAGAGGGACTCAGATCGCCCTCGAACTTATGAATCAAGGAGTAGCAGAAGGTCACGTTCACGGTCTAGGGACCGCTCCAGCAGGGATTATGATCTCCCCAG TGGGCGGCGTGATCGAGACTAG
- the LOC113319055 gene encoding putative RNA-binding protein Luc7-like 2 isoform X2, whose product MDAIRKQLDVLMGANRNGDVREVNGKYYDRDVCRLYLVGLCPHELFQLTKMDMGHCSKVHSLQLRKEYEEAKAKGIDNYDRDLEDVIDRLIVECDRKISRALKRLEEDDAKAAIAISVSEVTQTPEILELSKQIKEKLKEVDKLDYEGKADSKIRALEAVEELRTKRAEKQAMLLLDAFNKDRASLPQPQTNAPALAPLPTLLPPDARTQEMINERLKKAEDLGEQGMVDEAQKALEEAEALKKLAARLDPGLDSTKYIAADVRITDQTLRVCDICGAFLSVYDSDRRLADHFGGKLHLGYMIIREKLVDLQVLVKWLAVFCREC is encoded by the exons ATGGATGCAATTAGAAAACAACTGGATGTCTTGATGGGAGCTAACAGGAATGGTGATGTAAGAGAGGTTAATGGAAAGTATTATGATCGTGATGTCTGTCGTCTTTACCTTGTTGGACTTTGTCCTCATGAACTTTTCCAATTAACG AAAATGGATATGGGGCATTGTTCCAAGGTGCATTCGTTGCAATTGAGGAAAGAGTACGAAGAAGCGAAAGCAAAGGGGATTGATAACTATGATAGGGACTTGGAAGATGTCATTGATAGGTTAATTGTTGAATGTGATAGGAAAATTTCCAGAGCTCTTAAGCGTTTGGAAGAAGATGATGCTAAAGCTGCTATTGCTATATCTGTATCTGAGGTTACCCAG ACCCCAGAGATACTCGAGTTATCTAAGCAAATAAAGGAGAAATTAAAAGAGGTTGATAAACTTG ATTACGAAGGTAAAGCTGATAGTAAGATTCGTGCATTGGAAGCGGtggaagaactaagaaccaagaGAGCAGAGAAACAG GCGATGCTTCTTCTTGATGCCTTCAATAAGGACAGAGCTTCCTTACCACAACCACAGACAAACGCTCCAGCACTGGCTCCTTTGCCTACGCTCTTGCCACCTGATGCTCGCACCCAAGAAATGATCAATGAAAGGCTGAAAAAGGCAGAAGATCTTG GTGAGCAAGGAATGGTAGATGAAGCACAGAAAGCACTTGAGGAAGCTGAGGCTCTAAAGAAg TTGGCTGCTAGGCTGGACCCAGGTTTGGATTCTACCAAGTATATTGCTGCAGATGTACGCATT ACTGACCAAACGCTACGCGTTTGTGACATTTGTGGGGCATTTCTGAGCGTATATGATAG TGACCGTCGCCTTGCTGATCATTTTGGTGGAAAGCTTCACTTAGGCTATATGATAATTCGTGAGAAGTTGGTCGACCTCCAG GTACTGGTAAAATGGCTCGCGGTCTTTTGTAGAGAGTGTTAA